ATGAGTAAAAGGCTACATAAGTGAGACATCCAAAGCACCCCACTTATTAACCCCACCATGTCCTAATAAGTGTTCCACACACCTCACTTTGGCATAAATCCGTGAGCGCACGTGCTCTCAAAAGTGATTCTGTGTCCGAGTGCTGTTTGAGTTAAGCTATTTGAGTTAATACACGAGCAGTTTAATCCATAGCGCACGTATGTACGTACATGCTCTCAAAAATACTcgtatatatataagtgttgTTTGAGTAGTTTTTTTCGCTCTTTTCTCATTGATATCACTTTCGGCTATAGCCAACTTTGTATGTAACTTCTGCTTCTTGTATAGAAAAGCTAATAAACAAGCTATATATACAAGCATGCGTATATATCAAATACTCAAGGAAAAACAAGATTTACACTTTAATAGCTCAAAGTAAGGATTCTAATACGTACATTCGTTGTTATTACATATATTGAAGAAAAAAAGTACTAGTTTTGACACACTTCATTAATTTGAAGAGTGTAATTACATAGCTAAGTACTAGCTTGTGGATTGATTCTAATTGGGCAAGCTTACTTCATCGAGATCATCTAATGATAAGAACACTTCATCTAAGCATGAAAGCTCGGTTCCGTCGTCGCCGAAGCCTGTTGGTGGACCGCAGCTCGACTCGTAGACTCGGCATACGACCCACTTCTTGTGTTCCTAATGATCATATAGAGTGAACATAGTTAGAGGGACTAGTTTAAAAGAACATGGCGAAAGGATCGTGATAATGGCTAATCACTTCTGCAAAGTGCTTCTATATATTCGAGGTTcgagatagttctaatagctaGATTTTTCAATAGCTAGATGTACGGATTAGTCTCTTATTGTGATCTAAAATTAACTTCGTTTGCCGAATGCATGATTCTGACTTACGTAATACAAAAGCTGTTGTAGAAGCAAAGTCAAAACATGTGCTATCATGTGACTagcaataaatattattataacacTTACTGATCTTTGGTGGCTTCTCTTCTTAAGAGAAGGCCTATTAGAGCTTGAGCTAGTACCACTTGTGCCTCCACCATCTACTAAATGATATTCATGCATGACCCAATTGGTTTTGATTCCTTGTGGAGCTTCCCCCACATAGAATATGAGGGTCTTCTTCAACCCAACATCTTTACCACCACTCACTATCGGCTCGTCGGCGTCGAGAGGGCTCCAATATCCACTTGGGGAGGCTCCACTTTGGTCCCTTGTGCGATTGAAGAAGTACCATAGATTGCCTGCTTGAAGAGCTTTACCTTCGAAATACACATGGTTGTTGCGTAGATGCAACATTAGATTGTGGATCAAAAGCACGTAAAGAGAGAATAAACGTATATCGATCGCATCTGTTAATAACAATTTCTGCAATATTATAAAGTACATCTCTGCTAGACGTGAACCTAGTCAATTATACGATAAAGTTGACCAGTTTTAATGCATCTTATCTGTCAATAACAAATTCTGCTATACTTTTCAATGTTGGAAGGAAACTAAGAACGAACCATCGAGATCCCAAGGGTCGTAGCGATGGAGATGATCGACGACGGGGATGATGTCGGGCTGGCAAGGGAGGAGCGCGACCTTGCGGCGGAGGAAGTGGACGACGAGCTCCTCGTCGGAGGGGAAGAAGTGGAAGCCAGGAGGAAGCTTGGTGGTTCCTTCTCCCATGGAGAT
This DNA window, taken from Ananas comosus cultivar F153 linkage group 21, ASM154086v1, whole genome shotgun sequence, encodes the following:
- the LOC109726485 gene encoding NAC domain-containing protein 104-like, translated to MGEGTTKLPPGFHFFPSDEELVVHFLRRKVALLPCQPDIIPVVDHLHRYDPWDLDGKALQAGNLWYFFNRTRDQSGASPSGYWSPLDADEPIVSGGKDVGLKKTLIFYVGEAPQGIKTNWVMHEYHLVDGGGTSGTSSSSNRPSLKKRSHQRSEHKKWVVCRVYESSCGPPTGFGDDGTELSCLDEVFLSLDDLDEVSLPN